In a genomic window of Quercus lobata isolate SW786 chromosome 4, ValleyOak3.0 Primary Assembly, whole genome shotgun sequence:
- the LOC115985992 gene encoding uncharacterized protein LOC115985992 yields MGITNILCQALQQHSQDLLNAMHLVSTTKSLIQKLRDDEWKRLLASVTSFCGQHEIDIPDLNACYTKARGRYRHQDEVLTTIEHYLRIDIFTVAIDFQLQELNSRFYELTTNLLPLSSALKSKDAFRSFKIRDICNLAENYYPQNFTKQEIHLLKHQLQHYELDVTKYLDFQNM; encoded by the coding sequence ATGGGAATTACTAATATTCTTTGCCAAGCTTTGCAACAACATTCTCAGGATCTTTTAAATGCCATGCATTTAGTTTCAACTACAAAATCACTTATTCAAAAGTTGAGAGATGATGAATGGAAGCGTTTACTTGCTAGTGTTACATCATTTTGTGGACAACATGAAATTGATATTCCTGATTTAAATGCTTGTTACACTAAAGCTCGAGGAAGATACCGTCATCAAGATGAAGTTTTGACAACAATAGAACATTATTTAAGAATTGACATATTTACAGTCGCAATAGATTTTCAATTGCAAGAATTGAATAGTAGATTTTATGAGCTAACAACAAATCTTCTCCCTCTTAGTTCAGCATTAAAGTCTAAGGATGCTTTTAGATCATTCAAAATTCGTGATATTTGCAATTTGGCTGAAAATTATTATCCTCAAAATTTCACTAAGCAGGAAATTCATCTTTTGAAGCATCAATTGCAACATTATGAGCTTGATGTGACAAAGTATCTAGATTTTCAGAATATGTAG